CGCGTCTCGCGGCTGGTGGGCTCAATGACCAGGCACGCTTTGAGAACCCTCTCAGCCGCGGGATAATCCTCAACCGAAAGATAAAGTTGCCCTAGACTGAAAAGTAGGTGCTGGTAGGGAATGAGAACATCCTTCGGTAAGTCACTGCGCACAGTCTCCGATCCCGGTTGAGAGAATGGCACGATCCGCTCGAGATATTGAATCTGGCCTTGTATATTCTCCCGTGACTGCATCACCCGGTACATGATAAAATTGCCGCTGCTTTGCTTGGGAGTAATGTCCAGCGACTTTTGGGCATAGGTCTCGGCATCGTCCAGGCGATTCAGATGCCAGCTGGTCTCTGCAAGAGCGTTGAGTAGGGTGGAGGCCGAAGGACCCTGGAACTCGCGGATCTCCAACGCCCGCAGGTAGGCTTGAAGCGCCTGATCATGGTCATCCAAGAGGGCGTAATTCTGACCGAGAGTGTAGTGGGCATAGGCCGACTCGGGCTGCTCAGCAACCATAGTTTCCAGAAGAGTCTGGTTACGCTCCAGCTTGGCTCGTAGTTTCTCAGGGTCCAGGGCGTAACCCTGATGTTCAAGCACCACATTAGAGGACTTCTCCACACCCCCGGCAGCCTTCAGACTGGGGTGAACCTGCTCGTGGATGCGCCCGGAGAAGCGGAGCTTGGGGTGCCTCGAAAAAAGCCGGTGGGACATGGAGAGAGTATAGCTCATCTGGTCCGCCCGGAGGTTTCTAATCTGAACTTGATAAATAGTGGGGCGCTTCGGAGTAGTGAGCAGGCGCCTGAGGGGTTCTATAGAGGAAGGTACCAGCCGCTCATCCGCGTCGAGCCAGAAGATCCAATCACCAGTGGCATGCCGGAGAGACTCGTTCCGGGCAGCCGCGAAATCATCGATCCATTCGAAGTGGTGAATCTGGGCACCGAAGGATCTGGCAATGGCTATAGTGTCATCGGTCGAACCGGTATCCACAACCACCAGTTGGTCGGCTACCCCGGCGACACTGGTGAGGCAATCCGGCAACATAAGTGCCTCATCACGCACGATCATGCATACCGACAGCTTTCCTCTGGCCATCCTTAAGCCAGCTCTTAAAGACTATTCCGGAGAAAGTCTTGAATAACGAGTTCAGCGGCAGATCCACTCGGTTCACTCATGCCAT
This genomic stretch from Candidatus Neomarinimicrobiota bacterium harbors:
- a CDS encoding glycosyltransferase; translation: MARGKLSVCMIVRDEALMLPDCLTSVAGVADQLVVVDTGSTDDTIAIARSFGAQIHHFEWIDDFAAARNESLRHATGDWIFWLDADERLVPSSIEPLRRLLTTPKRPTIYQVQIRNLRADQMSYTLSMSHRLFSRHPKLRFSGRIHEQVHPSLKAAGGVEKSSNVVLEHQGYALDPEKLRAKLERNQTLLETMVAEQPESAYAHYTLGQNYALLDDHDQALQAYLRALEIREFQGPSASTLLNALAETSWHLNRLDDAETYAQKSLDITPKQSSGNFIMYRVMQSRENIQGQIQYLERIVPFSQPGSETVRSDLPKDVLIPYQHLLFSLGQLYLSVEDYPAAERVLKACLVIEPTSRETR